The window ACTTTTGCCCACGTTTTCTGGATAAGAAAAAGGCAACAAAaccttttttatttacaaaaggtTGTCTAATTTTCTTTTCTGGATATGAAGgcacaatttctttttttttcttttaaccaTAAATTTAGGAAGAATAGCCTTATCTTGCCAGCTCGAAACCAAGCAACCAGAGGCGAAAATCCACAGGGAAtttaaaaggtaaaataaaattttagttgattttaatatctttttgatttttcatttggtatttggtatttgtATTTGAGCTCCGACTAATCTGAATTACGCATTatagggcccattaaggtgacaCTGCTCTCAATAGAATTTTTTCCATACCCAGGATCGAActctcgacctctggttaagagCAGAACAACCCCATCCATTATCCCACAAACTATGTCGGTGATATAATTGTCTTATTACCCTTTTTTTCACGTTTTTTGGGTAAGAAAAAGTTAACAAAACCTCTTTTATTTACAAAAGTTTGCCTAATTTTCTTTTTTGGACATATTGAAGGCCCaaatttttttaccataaatttaaaaatttaaccaTGATAAAAAATCTTCTCcgtttgatttttaataaatttattatagttaatatttaatatcataaaaataataaaaagaggtGATCcaaaaatgattttatctaaataaaaaacttttaatgaagaatgAAAAGTTCGATTCACTTTTCTAAAGATGTTCACACtcttaatatattatagattatagattatggatataaatatagattatagatgttttatatgtaggtcaattggtgaaatcatataatataatattaagtttttagtatagttttaatttatgtgtCATCTAATTTATTGACtccataatttaaattattagcTTCCGAAGGATATCTTATCTATTTCGAACTCAAGAAACACAACTCCACTGATGTGAATACATTAAATATAGTATTATTGTTAATATATTTGCTCTAAATCGCATAGGCCAAAGGCAAATTTGAATAAATACTActttcatttcaatttatttattctattttgacTTTTCACAACCAAATTGGTTTTGTTATTTGTTTCCAATTCCAACTTGTGTACCAAGGCACTACTTTCATCACCATCGCCATAACCTTCACCTGCCGATTGCCACCGACCCAAAAAACTACTTAGTAGTCGTTTgcccatgaaaactaaaattttttaaagttgaagttgaagttgaagttaaagttgaaattggagttgaagttgtatttgatcatgtcttttttaaaaaaaaatttgacttttgaaaaaaacttttttaaatatgattttatgccctaacttttacaaattatcaaaatcacccaactaaaatttacctaatgaaaaaagaacataattagccactattataaaaataattacatatacatggtcatatttaatgaatttcaattataacatatataatatttacattaatagtcattttctcatatttgaaaattttaaatatgaatgttatattaacagatcactgcttcctgttttttaggtaacaaatattatctttcaaacaaatttatttttttagaaatttatttagtttatttccttcattttccgttcctaaaaaataggaaatgatgagttattaaattttagggcgccgctaatttatttctttaattttcttatacatgaaagattttactgtgtgtgaataaattatttctacgtaaaacatactttgcatatttatggtatattatatcatataccataaatatataaatatgcttagtatttttcttatactttgtatttttatatatgtgtatatgatataaacatggtataaacttcatatataacatactttgtatatttatattataaatatgcttagtatgtttcttaatattttgtatatttatatatgtgtgtatattatatatatggtataaactttatatataacatactttgtatatctctattataaatataatactttatatatttatgggtataaatataaattagcagtaaaataatatcttaaataaaagagaaaattaaataagggataaaaataatgacgagagagaaaaagatatatatattaattaggataacattaagtttgaaattataattatcttattctttaaaactgttatatacgtaagaaaaagtaatgttataaggagagttttatgtaaaaatttaaaagattgggttatatttaataataataaaagttgaaattggagttgaaaaattgtgaaaataacaaaaacctatttttccttttcagaaaaatttttcgtaattatattttgaatttttacgatcaaacaccacaattttcaacttaaaaaaaaaatttcgaaAAAAAGCGAAAATTTTCCAAGGCCATACGGGCCcataacatccttaaaagagttagttcagacTAAAAAGCACTTGTCCTTTTCACTGACCGACGTATGGACGTGTTTTTTGCAGCTCTTTACTTGGTCAACCATTAAGTATATGAAAGCTCTTGGAAGTATTCTAGAAACCTCAATGAAAGCCAACATTATTTTACTTGTCTCTTTCTGCGCGAATCTAGTGACCATCTTTTAAAATACACATTTGCTTTGACTGATTTAACCTAGCGTAGTTGAATTGAGACCTTATATATATGTGCCGCAACAACAACCAAAGAGTATCATATATATCTCTTACTTCTACCTTCCACATATCCTTTCAAATTTGCTACACAAAAAGATATTTGTAGAATGACTACCCTGAAAAGAAGCAGAGAAAATGATATGCAAATTGAAGCTGAGGCCATGGCCAACTGCGCCTTAATGCTTTTGTCTCGTTTGAACAACCACAATGACAATAACAGTTCTTCGTCATCAGATCATCACATTAATGATTTTGAATGCAAGACTTGCAATAAACACTTCCCGTCTTTCCAAGCACTTGGTGGTCACCGTGCAAGTCATAATAAACGACCAAGATTATTCGGAGAGTATCTTGTTCAAACCAAAAAGAACAATAAGATTCATAAATGTTCCATTTGTTGTATGGAGTTCTCTTTGGGTCAAGCGTTAGGCGGACACATGAGGCGTCACCGTGATGAAATTAGTAAAACGTTGATGGCCAAGATACCGGTATTGAAGAAGTCAAATAGCAGCAAGAGGATTTTTTGCTTGGACTTAAATTTAACCCCTAATGATTAtcatgttgatgatttgaagttATGGCCGGCCACACTAATTTCATCTCCTGTTTTCCGATGCTTTTTTTAAGTCCCTTTAATTTAGGATTAGGAAATTTTTTTACCCCGCCAGATTTGTTAATTCTTTTTGGATACTTTATtgtttctcttttatatatatatatatatatatatatttcctaaaTTATGTTGATTATATTGACTAGCTACAATGAACTATGTAATTTTCATTAAGAATTAATGGTAAAGAAAACCACACCTAAATCATTTTGCGAGGTTTTAATTTGTCTCAGATGTTCACTGTTCTAATTAGGTGCCTAGATATCATTTTGGACGAGTTTGATATTTAGCTATTTCTCCCTTTACATTAATTCACACTTTGATGTTGAGTTTACGTACACGTATTTGTTATCGATTTGGAACAAGTAATTGGTCAACTCAGCATCAAGGTGTGTTTTACTACAGATAGGGGCCGTTTGGTTTGCAAATAATtctgagataaaataataattctgGGATAAAACTTTTTATTCGTCGTTTGAttgtaaatatttgggataacttatcccgggactaataatTAGTTCCGGAattattagtcccgggataagttatccaacCAAATAGTGGGATAACAATCTCGGGGTTATTTTTCTTTGGCATAAAATTAtacaaggacaaaaataccctcttgggattgttatatataattaaattatacataactaaacataattaacatgatttaacataatatattataattaaatatattaacataatatatatttaattaaacataattaacgtaTATATATTCGTAATATTATAcgtttagtatatatatatatatatatatatatatatatgtatatgtattatatatgtttataaataataaattatgtttaattaatgaataatatattcattaattatgaatataatatattacgtaatatataacgtataatattatgaatatatatactttaattatgtttaattatatataatttaattatatataacataatatataacataatatattctcacacacacataaattatgtttaattaacgtataatatattcataaataaataaattttgaacagtttaccgttcaaaatggttgtaaaatatataaattatatttatttatatattttaatttctctaaaaattaattaaaaaatttaataatgaatatttaaagcttaatatatatatatatatatatatatataaagttaaataagatggagtgtattttggtaatcaatcaatttattcctagaaattataccatgcatattactttgaatacaacaaaccaaacactcaataaaaaataatcccagcataactaatcccagtataacttattttcaaaccaaacgaccccataAGGTATTAGTTTTGGTAGGTAATAATATACATGGAGAATAATGGATAGTTAAGATATGAAACTCGAGAAGATTTAGCTAAAAGGACACTTTCAacacttattttaaaaaatagacattATTTTCTTTGTAATTCAATTTTCTAGGGTTTGGGAGAAAAGGGTGGGGTATGGTGTAAAAACGAAAAAGTTGTTGACACCCTTTAAgtctttttaaaatacttttcacacctcatttttatataaaataccaaaataattttttctctccTTCTTCTCACCATCGGCTCTCTCACTGGTTTTGCGTCCAaccttcattttttatttgtacCTTGTGTAAATCTTTAAGAATTTCGATCTTCAACTTCAGGTAATTTCTATTCATCTACTGAGTAACTTGTGCTCTATATTAATGgggtttttcttcatttttttctgttTTAGTTTTTGCCGATTTAATTGCTTTTgggagaaaaaattattttttttttgaaaaacggGGGTTAATTTTACTGAAAATCTTTGTTTTTTAGTTggtatttgtttgattgttgatggatATCGATTATCCTTGCCGATTGCATGGTGAAATTTTTTCGCGAATTTCATCCGCTAATGTGCCAagaaatttgatttttctttaaattattctTCAATGTAATGGTGTTGTAGATGCATGTTCTTGTTGGGGATTCCCTGGTTTGAATTATACGTTGTTCTTTTTCTGTTAATAGACGTTGGGTTGATTAGGTATTTGTTTGATTTGGACGGAAAAAATgaagtttttttgaaaaatggggcttgattttactgaaaatttatgtttttaagttgatatttgttCGATTGAACAttgtttttgatgaattatgatttccCTTGACGATTGcattgcaatttttttttcaaatttcctCAATTAGCATGCTAGAAATCTGGgttccttcaaatttttcttcaatatgATGGTGTTTTAGATGCCCCTGGTTTGATCATACTGTATTGTTGCTCTGTTACTAGCCAATTGATCTGCTGGAGTTGTTGTCATGTTAATAGACTGTTTGGCCGATTaagtattatttttgttgttatagtTGAGAAATCTAATTTTTTTGTACGTAGATCATAAAAAATGGCTAGAGGTAATAAACGCAAGGCTATAGAAGTTGAAAGGTccgagaaaagaaaaaatgagtagtcggagaataaaaattatagcgatgAAGCTGTTCAAGCTTCGGGTAGAGATGAGCAGGAGGAAATGGAAATTGAGCATACGATAGATGAGGAAGCATTGATCTTGCCCTACTATGCAGGGTTTATTTCGGCTGAGAGGTACAACCTCGCCATAGTCGTGGATGATGTTGGATCATTTTTGGCTAAGATATCCATTAGGTCTCTTTTGAAAATGTCTTATGAATTCAAATAAGTTATAGTTGATCAATGTCTGAAGTCGAGGTTTAAGAATTCCTGTTTTGGTTGTTTATGGGACTTGATAAAACATATGAAGTTCAATGGACAACTTGTCCACTATACACTTCATCATCGAGTTCAATAGGATAACATGTTGTATGACATGTAGTTCTGCATCAACGATAGATCTGCATGTTTTGGCCTGAAGGATTTTGCGCTAATCACAGGTTTAAACTATGAGCGTTAGCCCCGtgattcaaaatatctcaaagcGATGGAGGAGGGTGATGTTTTTTCACAAGGATTATCAAAAAATGAGTGTAAATGTCAAGAGATTGTTGAAGCTTATTAGAGGTAGGAGGCTAAATAAAGAGGAAAAGTTCAAATACTGCTTGGTTTGGTTCGTGCACTGCATATTGCTTGCACACAATTTATCAAAAATCGTGGGCATAGACACCATCAAGATGGTGGATAACTTGAGCTTATTTTAGAGATACCCTTGAGGTAAGGAGTTATTCGCCTTGACTCTAAACTAAAGAAGCGGATAGACTTCACCAAGCAGAAGAACACATATGTGATAAAGGGAGTTTCATCGTGCGAGCTCTACTGATTCCCCTAGATATTTTGGGTATTGATTATAAACCATTGAAGTATTTTATTCTATACTGTAATTTATCTATGGTGTCTATACTATATTGactgatttatatatttttgtttttcgtTTTCATCATAGATTTGGATATACGAAGCTTTTTCTGAACTCGATAGGAGAAATGGTAAATCAGTAGAAGACCCCTTGCCCATCCTCGATAGCTCAGATGACACACCTCAAAAGGCGATAAACTAATCGAAGGTGATCCATATTTGAATGGATGGATCACAAAGGTATGGAactattttttttgaagaatacttttaacaatattgtgttgtttaataATCACATTTGGCTATTTATCTGTAGAGAATGCACCCGTACCTTATCGCCACAGTCCGTGAAATAAAGcaataatatatgaaataattcaaaGTATCCACGGACAAGGTGAATGATACATTCATTGATGGCTTGAAGGCCCATCTAGAGGGTGTAACTATCATCACCTCATCGGAGGATGGTAAGGATGGGTATGATGATCGAAATTTAGGTGAAAATCCTATTTCAAGACATGTCACTCGTGTTGCGAGGACAAGTAAGTTGAGAGCATAAAAAAAACACCGATGATTGGAAATTTTAAAGATCACGTGTTTAGGATAGAGAAGTCGATAAAggatattataaattttatgaaAGAAGAGAGGATAAGGAGAGcagaaaaggagaagaagaagaagaaagaaaaagaagaaggtaaTATCTCCTTTGTATATTAAtgaagttatttattttatataatccaTTTTACTTATAATAGAATCTATATCATTCTTCATTAACTGATAGCATAGTTTATTATAAACGGTAAATACTTAAAAATGCAGGTGTGCAGGTCCAAAGTCAGTATTCATTTGTGAGGGTTGTCCACGATGACGATTTCTTTAAAGAAGTGCTCTTTGAGGTAGCAGTTTTGGAACAGGTTTCGATCAATACTGATGAGGTGATGATCCCTGTGATGCATCTATTGTAGAGAAGAAAAATCCGAATAAAAGcgatgaagaaaaaaagaagaaaagaagaaagaaactgtttgtgaaaaaaaaaattgatgaatcagCTAGTGTAGAGAATGATAATCATGATGAAGGCAGtcaggagaaagaagaaaaaaatgaaaaaattatttgtgaagaagaaaataataaagaagatggagaaaaaaCAAGAGAGGGTAAGAATGCAGCAGGAGAAGAAGTAGAGAAAGAAGGAGAGTAGATAACAGTAGTAGAGGAagaacaaagaaaagaagaagaaaaaggaatcatggcagcagcagcagtagaagaagaagaagaagaagaagaagaaagaaaaaaaagaaatgatgcaCCAGAAAAAAGGTATtgtggaggaagaaaaaaaatgcGTTGACGAATATAGATGATTTACTTAAGGAAGTCATTGATGACATCAACAACATGCACATGGAAGACAAGAATGTTGAGGAATCAAAAGGCAATGTATAACTATTATTTGTGGGCGATGTTTATTTGGGGAAGACAAAACAatctaactttaatttttttattttacagcTCTGAATGTGTATATCTTGAACAATTTTATGTTCGAAACTGAttttataatttatgataaatattttataatttatataatcaatGTGTCATTACTTTTACATAGATGTCATTGTTGATTATAGAATCTGACTAAAAGGTAAAGCATATATAATATAGTGTTGTGTAGTCgatgaatgaaaaaggtaaagcaTATATAATAGAAGTGAAAAGTAGTCGATTAATGAAAGAGACATAATACATTCAATCCCACTACAACCCCATTACACCTTTTCAAAAACCCAAAACTAATAGTAAATCATGCACTATAATTTTTAGGCCCTTCTGTTTTTCTTCAGCCATAGCCAACCTATGCTTAAGTTGATCCCTCTCAATTTCAAcgtctttcaataattcttttaAGTGATCAATCATGTGTATGATTCTTTATATAATATCAAAAGAAGATTGTTATTTTCTTCAGATTCTCTAAGTCTTTGCAACATTTCAAATTTTACAACGCCTCAAAATTTTGATTTCTCGAAATCAGAAGGAATCCACTTGAAATAAAAGCATCCACCATTATTCTAAAATAATAAcgataaattaaaaaattgtattatgtgatgagaataaataaatttttatttaaacaaaaacaCACCATTTCAATCGCACAGATGTAGAATTTTCGACCTGAATTCTTGTCGATTTGTGATGTCTTTAAAATAGCAAAATTATCACATTAATAAATATAAGTACTTTTGGATATTTGAGATGATTGCGACATTATTATTGTTGAATCAAAATGATAAAGAGATAAATAAATGAACACAGAGGAGTTCTAAAATGTCCTTTTCATTTATATAGTAGGGCTACCAAATTCTGACCTTTGAAAAATTATACTTTCTTACTGTTGGTAAAGGATCAGATCGTTGGAAGAAATTCAAATGATTTATCATTTGCTTCAAAGGGGATCTAAAGAATGTTTATGCCTTCTATAATCGACTACGCGAAATATGTATTATATACTgatgtctttattgatgattcaGTTTATAAACTTATTATCGATTTAAACGTTGGCCGATTATCAACCTAATTAAAGGTCTATGCTCAACTTACTGATAAATGGAcagtttaaaataataataagaaatgagaaattaaatGAACTAAAATTAAAGCATGTTAATTAACACTATTTAAACATTGTAAAGAAATTTAGATACATCAATTGTGACCCCCAATCACTTTTGAACGTGATTAAGTGTTATCTAAGGCACGCTATAGTCGTAGATCATTGATATGAGactaaaaaataggagaaataaaataaatatgaatcatcCAAGCACTAAAGAACAACTACATATCATGATATGAGATTAGACGTGTGTAATGAGCATAAGGAAGAGTTATGGTTGTCACTTGCGGGTGTTATTGGGACAAGTAATTTTTGGAAACAAGAAGTCCTTCTCAATGCACACGTTTGTTCTGAGTAATTGATTGTTACTACCACTGTCCTACCTTATACTCATTTGATAGAGTATCCAATTATTTTGTACtctcatattatgatatttagtcactttacattgcatgaatgatattttattttattttattttgctttgttttaATCTCATCTTCTTTGAAAATAGACTTAATTGGTCGATACATGACTATTAATATAGTCTGGTCTATATAAAgatatttatctataatatatgtAAGATATCATCATAGGTCTATTGGTAAGTAAGATGGgataaaaaaaggataaataaaataaaataaaataaacatcattcacacaatgtaaaatgactaaatatcataatatgagaGTAAAAATAATTGGACACTCGATCAAATGAGTATAAGGGAGGACAATGTAGTAACAACCAACTACTCAGAACAAGCGTCTGCATTGAAAAGAACTTCTTGTTTTCAAATATTACTTGTCGAATGAACACCCACAAGTGACAACCATCACTCCTCCTTTTGCTCAATACACAAGTCTAATCTCACGTCATGATATGCAGTTATTCTTTAATGCTTGgatgattcatatttattttattttatttctcccttttttaatTCCATATCAATGATCTACGACTATAGCATGTCTTAGATAACACTTCATCACGTTCAAAAGTGATTGGGTGTCACAATTGATGTATCTAAATTGCTTTACAATGTTTGAATGGTATTAATTgacatactttaattttatttaatttaatttctcttttttgtcattattttaaatTGTCCATATATTTAATAAGTTGAGCAAAGACCACTACTTAGATCGATAATCGACCTGCGTTTAAATCGATAATAAGTTTATAAAATGAATCATCAACAAAGACATCAGTATATAATACTTATTTCACGTAGTCAATTATAGcttcaatattttctttcttacaTTTAACGAAACAGTCTTTAGAAATGTTTAAATATACTATACTGATGATTTTAGAAGATATAAAGTTCATTATACATAAATAGAGGATGAATTGAACACAAAGTTGTACATAAACTAAACACAATGTTGAAGATAAATTAAATAGAAAGTTGTACATAAATGAAAGTTTGTTCATTATAATGTTCATTACACTTACATATACTAATGTTGGGACAAATTCCCAACATAAAAGACAATAATGGAGGTTTTCATTTACAAAATGGAGCCACTATGAAAGACTCCATAATGAACTACATTATTCTAAACTACACTAGACTAGGGGAAAGTAGGGGATGATAATTTCATGGGGGTCCTAGTGGAGCCTCTCGGTAATGGCCCAAAGAAAACGGGTCATCTATCGGAGCTCCATGTCCAGTCGCCGTTGATCAGCAGCAAGACCGTGGAAAAGAAAATCCAGATCGCTCCTCAATTGGATGAAATCAAGATTGCAGGTTGTCGTCATCCTGCACATGGGACGAAGAGGGTACCTTCTCCTTGCCATTTTTTCTCTACTTCTCTTTTTGCTTAGTGATGTAGTAAAATTGGATTTATAATCGATGATTGACCTCTTTAAATAGACTAGAGAAGAACAAAATCGACCAATAGAATCTATACACATGCAGAGGAAAGGTGAAAAGACGTGCGAGAATAGGTAATAAAAAGTCGCAGCAGTCGTGGCAGTCGAGTCATTTCAAAATAGTGCCTTTTTTGAAGGTTCATTATTATATCAAAATGTTTAGTGTGCGAAGAAAAGGATTTCATTAATAAACCACTCGAAAGGTGTATTATTTACTACATATTTTAATCTTCACTCTGTCGATCAGgcatagatttattatatattatgagtCTAGTCAATGAGTAATGTGTATAATCTATTTAGtacataatatttaataaataaattaaaataggttTTTTTAAAATGGCGCCTTTTTTGAAGCGTCATTATTACATTGAAATGTTTAGTGTACTAAGAAAAGGATTTGTTCAATAGATAACTTCAAAGATTTATTATACActatgtattaaatatttaatcTGTAGACCACACattgatttattatatattatgaggCTAGTCAATGACTATAGTGTATAATCTATTTAGTAAGTAgtatataataaatgaattggGATCGATAATGCACAACAAAAAGAGTCGATTTTGACTGCAATTCATTACCTTTGAAAACAGAATACACATTACAAATTGTATTAGTGCATTTgacaaaacagaaaaaaaaaataatgccaaTTCTATTTTCCTGCGTTAAGGCTACATGTTGTTCTCTTATATCCCGATCCTTTTTACTTGGAGCACTTGTTCCTTTTCTTGGGCCTTGAATACTCCAATACACCCTTAACGCGTTTCACCCTACTCCTTCCTAATTTAAGATCGAAATTAGGTGGAAGAACTTGCATTTTTAGATACTCCCGCGCCACGCACCATTCCGACTATGGAGATACTGCACAAATAGGTTCCAAGTATGCAAGGAggtatgattttttttgaatatatggGAGAAGAGCAGTTGTAAATGCTACTACCGTAATTGTTCCTATGCTTCAAATGCAATGCTGCCATTGTATGAGCACATGACAATCTCACTAAGTCGAACTTCTTGCAAGAACATGACCTTTTCTATAGATTAACTTTGGTGGAAGGACCACAACAAAGCATAGTGAATTCATTGGTGGTTCCATTTATATTGCTCACATACAATTTGTCGTCCCCCCCTCGGGTCATGTTTTTCCTCAAGATCTTCTCAGATTTAGGAACGAGTGGAGTCCTTGAATTGTTCACCTCCGCACACTTCTTCCTATATATTTT of the Capsicum annuum cultivar UCD-10X-F1 chromosome 11, UCD10Xv1.1, whole genome shotgun sequence genome contains:
- the LOC107857049 gene encoding zinc finger protein ZAT11, translating into MTTLKRSRENDMQIEAEAMANCALMLLSRLNNHNDNNSSSSSDHHINDFECKTCNKHFPSFQALGGHRASHNKRPRLFGEYLVQTKKNNKIHKCSICCMEFSLGQALGGHMRRHRDEISKTLMAKIPVLKKSNSSKRIFCLDLNLTPNDYHVDDLKLWPATLISSPVFRCFF